The Chitinophagales bacterium genomic sequence AACTCCGTATTTCCATTCACATCTTTAGCTACTATTACCGATATTTCTTTGTCAATATCTACTGCCTTTTCTAAAATACTGGGAGCTTCAAATGCTTTATCTAAATCATTTTCATTGGCAATATACTGCACTCCTTTCCCGTCATATCCATCGGTTCTTGTTTTTTGAAAAGCAGGCAAAAAAGTTAAATATTCAGCAAGCTGTGCTTTATTTTCTATTAATCTAAACAAAGAAGAAGCTACTTCATAATCTTTATAAAACTGCTTTTGTAAACCCTTGTCTTTTATAATTTTTATGGCTTTAGCCGAAGGGATAACTTGTACGCCCTCGTTTTCTAATTGTTCTAAAGCTTCTACGTTAACGTGTTCAATTTCTATGGTAACAACATCTACATTTTTACCAAATTTGTAAACTGTATCAAAATCTTTAAAGCTTCCCTGCACAAAATGTGGCGTTAAAGTACTACACGGAGCATTTTCCGAAGGATCTAAAATATGAATTTCAACATTATACCTTAGGGCATTTTCTATAAACATACGCCCCAACTGACCGCCACCTAATATACCTATCTTTTTTTGTAAAGGATTTTTAGTTTCCATTAGGGCAAAAATAGGTAGTTATTTTTAATTTTTAGTAGCTTAGCAGGGCAATGATAAAACACTACATCAAAACACAACGCACTGCCCGTTATTTTTTATCGCAAGAAATACATAGTGGCATAAAACACGTACTTTTTGTATTGCATGGCTACGCCCAAAATGCCGATGATTTTTTACAAAGTTTTGCTCCTCTGTTTAAAGATAATACTTTAATAGTAGCTCCTGAAGGCTTATCAAAATTGTATTTTAAAGATTTTAGCAATAATCCTGCTTCAAGCTGGATGACAAGGCTGGAAAGAGAAAATGAATTAGCCGATTTTTATACTTATATGAAAAAAGTAGAACAAGAAATTGTAAACAAAATAAATGGAAAAGTAGATTTTCATGTTTTAGGATTTTCGCAAGGTGGAGCTATGGTAAGTAGATATGTGGCTGACAGTCAATTGTTTTTTAAAAACATTTTTATTTACGCTTCCTCTCCTGCCCACGATTTAGATTGGCATAAAATACCGAAAGAAAGCCAATGGCATTTAATATATGGCGATAAAGATTGGGTGGTAACACCCGAACGATTTAATGAAGTTCAGCAATTATTTAAACAACAAAACATAGCTATTTCTACTTTTAAGTTTGAAGGCAAACACGAAATAGATAAAAAAGCATTGGAGTATATAATGCCAATGGTTGATTCAAAATAGTATAAACCTCAAACCAGCACTACAAATCCACTTTATGTTTTTCAAAAAAAGGAATATCATCATCGGCTGTATAGTTTACTGTTTCTTCTGGCTTGTAATTTCTATAGTCAAATAAAGCCAATGCTATACCCACTATAGCTCCTGCCAAATGCCCTTCCCAACTTACATTTTCTTCTACAAAAAAAGGAAAAATACCCCACACCATACTCCCATACGTCAGTATAATAAAAAAAGTGAGTGCCATGGCATTTCTATTCCTAATTTTAATACTTGCCGTAAACAAATAGGCTGCCAAAGCATAAATTAAACCACTTGCTCCCACATGCACACTATTTTGCCTACCTATAAACCAAAGCAATAAACCCGAACCCAAATACAAAATCAACAATACTTTAAAGCTCCTATGTTCATGAAAAATAAATAAACCAGCCAATAACATAAACAAACTAAAAGCATTAGATATTAAATGATTCCAATCGCCATGTATAAAAGGAAAAGTAAGCACACCATACAGTCCGTTTAAAGATTTTGGCTTTACTCCGTATGCTTCTAAATGCAATTGAAAAAGATTATCAACAATTTCAATAACAAAAAGCACAAAAATAAACAAGGCACTCAATTTTAACTTGAAATAAAATGCCTTTCGTTCCTTTATATTACTTATATTTGTTGACAAGTTGTACTTTAATTTCCTTAAAACAAAAACCTTACCGTGTACATTTTTCGTTTTATATTCACTTTTTTACTGACAATATGTCTAATAATAGTTTTAAACATGAGCATTGGTGGCTTGCCCGCATTAGGCTCTTTACTAAATCCTTATACCGGGTTTTATAATTCTGCTGAAAATCCCTCGGACTTGCCCTTGCCCAATGAAGTAGCTTTATCAGAACTAAAAGAAGAAGCCAATGTTTATTTTGATGAACGCAGAATACCGCACATTTTTGCTAAAAATGAACAAGATTTATATTATTTGCAAGGATATGTAGTAGCCAGCTTGCGTTTGTGGCAAATGGAATTTCAAGTATTAGCTGCTGAAGGCAGAGTAAGCGAACTGCTGGGCAATGACGAAAAATATATCAATTTTGACAAACAGCAGCGTAGGCTGGGAATGAAATACGGTGCAGAAAACAAACTGAAACAAATAACTCAAGAAGCAGATAAATCTAAAGATATTATTGAAGCTTTTTCAAAAGGTGTTAATGCCTATATACACAGTGTTAAAGATAAAGACCTACCTATTGAGTATAAATTAATAGGCTACAAACCCGAAGAATGGAATACCTACAAAACAGCACTTTTGCTTATGAATATGAGCAATGTATTAACCAGCACTGAATACGATATTGAGAATACAAATTTTGTAAGTGAATATGGCAAAGAATTGTTTGAACAACTTTATCCTTCTTACGATTCTACAATAGTTCCTATAATGGAAACACCGAAAGAAGGCTGGGTAAATAAGCTAAAAGAAAAAGACACTTTGCAGCAATTAAACTTACCTATAGCTCCTGCCGCTGCGGTAAGTAACCAAACAAGCTTAAACAAACTTTACGATAAACCGGATGTACAAATAGGTAGTAATAACTGGGCAGTAAGTGGCAAAAAAACAAAATCGGGGTATCCATTGCTTGCCAATGACCCACATTTAAGACTAACCTTCCCTTCTGTTTGGGTAGAAATGCACTTAAATTCTCCGGGACTAAATACTTACGGTGTTGTTTTTCCTGGTGCTCCGGGTATTATCATTGGTTTTAATGATTATATAGGTTGGGGTGTAACCAATGCCGGACGTGATGTTAAAGACTGGTACGAAATAGAATTTAAAGACAACAACAAAGATTTTTATAAGTGGGAAAACGGCTGGAGAGAAACTACTAAAGTAGTTGAAGAAATAAAAGTAAAAGGTGCATCAAGTGTTTTTGACACTATCGTTTTTACGCATTTAGGTCCTGTTACTTATGAAAATTTTGATACCAAAAGTGGGAAAAAGAACTTGGCATTGCAATGGATGGCTCATAAATCCAGCAATGAATTAATGGCATTTTATAAGCTGAACAGAGCCACAAATTTTGAAGATTATTTGAATGCTTTAAGACATTATTCTTGTCCTGCACAAAATTTTATTTTTGCCGATGTAAGTGGCGATATTGCTATTAGACAACAAGGAGAATTTCCTGTTTTAGAAAAAGAAGAAGGTGTATTTATTCAAGACGGAGCTACCCACGAAGCTTGGTCAAAATTTATTCCTTTTGATGAAATACCGCTAATGCACAACCCTACACGAGATTATGTAAGCAGTGCCAACCAACAAATAGCAGATACTAGCTATCCTTATTATTACAATGGAGTTTTTGAATATTATAGAAATAGAGTTATTAATTCTACCTTAGATACTTTGCAAAATGCTACAGTTGAAAGCATGAAAAAACTACAGTTTAACAACTATAATAAAATGGCAGAAGAATGTTTGCCTTTATTAATGGGATATATAGACGAAACACAACTAAATGACGAAAGCAAAGCTATTTTTAATGCTTTAAAAAAATGGGATTACTACAATGAAGTAGATTCTAAAGAAGCTATTTATGCCCAGCTCTTTTTAGAGTCTTATTATACTAATTTATGGGATGAATTTGTAGAGAAAGAAGTAATTGGCGGCTGGGATCCATACACTTGGAAAGATGGCTGGAAAGCACCAAATGAGTTTCAAACGTATGTACTTTTAAGAGATAGTATTCAGCACCAATTTATTGATAATAAAGAAACTACAAAAGAAGAAACTACGGCAGATATAGTGCTAATGTCTTTTGATGAAATGGTAAAAGGAAGTGAAAAATTAGCCGATGAAACTTGGGGCGAATACAAAAATACTTACATAGAACATTTAGCTATGCTACCTGCATTTTCTGAGCATGTAATAACAGGTGGCAATTATAAAATAGTAAATGCTACAGGGAAATTTCATGGCCCGAGCTGGCGAATGATTTTAGATTTTGACAAAGGAAAAATAAAAGGCTACGGAGTTTATCCGGGCGGACAAAGTGGCAACCCCGGCAGCAAATATTACGACAACATGGTAGAAGAATGGAAAAACGGAAACTACCACGATTTAATAAACAGTCAAGATGAGAGTTTTTACTCATCAGATAATTATTTAAAAGTAACTTTTAAAACAAAAAATTAAATGAAAGAAATAATAGCTTTTATCATTTTAATAGTTTTAGGCATCATAGCACATTTGTTTTTGCCGTGGTGGTCGGTAGCCATTGTAGCGTTTTTAGTAGGCTTAGGTTTTATAGAAAGTACTTCAAGAGCCTTATTAATAGGCTTTTTAGGTGTTTTTATACTATGGGGAGCAAAAGCGTTAATTAGCTCTTACCAAAATGATTTTATATTGGTAAACAGAATGTCAGAATTGCTACCTTTTAAAAATGGAATACTTACCATTCTTGTAACAGCTATATTAGGAGGAATTATAGGAATGCTAAGCACCTTAAGTGGGTATTTCCTTCAAACTATAGGAAACAGCGGTAAAAGAAAAAGATTTAAGTAGCAGTTTTTACTCATCATCTTCTTCTTCATACTCTTCGTCTGTATTGTCCTCTCCTTCAAAATCCGATAGATTAAAACCATCTCTTTTAGCAAAAGTTTCAGAATTTAGTTTTACTAATTCTATCCTATCTAACCTAAAAGTTCGCCAGTCATTTCTTAAACGGCAAAAAGCTACTAAGTTCCTTTTTCTGTTTTTATAAATAAGTGCCATAGGCTCTACTTTTCTTTTAGTAAGCTCATTGCCACTTGAATCGTATTCTAAATCAACCACTACTCTATTTTCAATTGCATTGTTTAAACAAGCTAATAAATTAGGGGAATAGTGCATTTTTTTTCGGGCGGATTGGTTGTCATATCTACTCATATTGCATTGGATTGTTTACTCTAATTTAAAAAAGTATTTTAACTAAATAATAAAAAGGCTGTGATATTTAATACCACAGCCTTTTCTGATTTAGGGTTAGTTACAATAATTTATTGAAATTCAGCCACTTGAGTTGCCGCAGATTCATTTATAAAATAAAATGTTTTGCTACTAAAGTTAGCCACTTCAAAGTTATAAGCAGCCACTTGCACCGCTCCGTAGCCACTTGCACCCGATAATTCTGCCGATGTAAATGTAACAGAAGTAACACCTGGAGCTACAGTTCTTGAAATAGAAGTACTACCAAATGATACTACATAAAAAAGAGAATCTGCATAAGAAGGAGCACTTTCTATAGAAACCACTAAGTTTTGGTTTGTATTAACGGTTGAATAATCTCCAGAAAGTTTAACCATACTTGGTGTTCTTTTTACTGTAGTTTTATTAAAGGCAGCTACGCTTCCATTTCCTGTTACAGACCAAGTATTTTGACCACCGGTATAAATATTATAATCTAATTCAGTAGAACCACCAGTAGTGCCCGGTATAGAATAAGCATTATTGCTAAATTTTTCTAATTCATAATCGGTGTTAATAGTTACAGTTCCTATATCTATAGCAGAACCGTTTTCTTGTACAGCTGCTGTGGCAGCATCCATATCAATATCAAATGTCCCTACGGGTGTAGTAGTAGATGTTTGAGTTTGAATAGCCGCAAATACACCATCCGAATCTCCAAAACTTGGAACAGGATTAGCAGGTGCAGTTGCCGCAGGTGTATCATCATCGTCTGATTTATTACAAGAAGTTGTAAACGTTAATGACAATAGTAAAAGGGGTAATAATAAATAGGTTAATTTAGTTTTCATAATATATATTTTTTGTTTACGCAAATATAATACAATTAGAGCACCTACGTAAATACGGCAAATTGCGTATATTTTAGCTACGGAGTATGTTGCTTCCTAAAATGTTTGTAAGAAATTTGTGTCAACGAATTATAGATATGTATAAATTGGAAAAGAAAATAGAAATTCCGATATAACTATCCGTTATTATAACAATAACTTATGCGTTAAGATAGCATCTTGGGACGTTTAAGTAATTTGAATTACAGCTTGTGGTCTTTTACTTTTGTCTTGATACAAAAGTAACAAAAAATCAAGACTGTAATCAAAAACACTAAAATGCTATAAAACAGACGATGACAAATTAATGTATGCTCAACTTCAGTTTTCCTAAAGTATTTTTATTTGTAGGAGCATACTAATTTGTCTGTTTACTGTTTTATAATTTCATCCATTTTGGATATCTGTTTTACATCATTTCTTAACGTATTTTTGATTAAGGTCGGGTAAAAGTGCACCTTAAGTTTGCAAGTGGGGCACCCATTAACCGAAAACTCCGTAAAAAATTAAACTGTTTGAAGAACGGAGTGATGAGTTTTTGATTTTTAGGAGTTGAGGTTATAATGGGTCGCTGAAAACTTAGTGCGATTCTTTTGTAACTTTTCTTCCAAAGAAAAGTTAATGTAAAATACTTCATGGGTATCTTTACGGATAGTTATATTCCGATTTAACACATAACTCTCCCCTACACACAACAGTGTTGTGCATTCGTTTTTCTATCTAATAACTTTTAATTTTCGTTTGCTGATACATTCTTTAAATACGGAAAAGGTCATTCCTTTTGTTTCTTTCGCAATTTTCTCCTTTACAGCTCTAAAAATTTAACTGTGTCAAATGTTTTGTTCTTTATTTTTCATTTTCAATAATATCTTTTGGAGAGATGTTCGTCTAAACTAACTCACAACCATCCAATTTCAAAAATAAACTGACATTTGCTCCTGTAGTTTCTTAGCCTCTTTGCCGGCTACTATTGCAAAATTTTCAGTATTATCTGCATATATAATACTTCTTGAAGAGTTTATTATTAAACCAATATCCTCTTTAATTAAAGCATTTTCTACTACATCTTTTACGCTTCCACCTTGTACTCCCACTCCGGGAACTAAAAAGAATACTGTAGGAACTTGCTCTCTTATTGCTTTTAATTCTTTGGCATGGGTAGCTCCTGTTACAAACATTATATTTTCATCATTGCCCCATTGCATTGATTTTTCTATAACTTTTTGATAAAGCATTTTACCATCTTGTTTTATATACTGAAAATCGGCACTGCCTTTATTAGAAGTTAAAGCTAATATTATACACCATTTATTTTTTACAGAATTTAAAAATGGCGTAACAGAATCTTCGCCCATATAGGGAGCAATGGTTACCGCATCAAAATTATAAGTTTCAAAAAATGTTTTAGCATACATTTTAGAGGTATTGCCTATGTCGCCACGCTTAGCGTCTGCTATGGTAAATATATTTTTAGGTATATAATCTACTGTTTTTTTTAAGCTATCCCAGCCTTTGCTTCCCATACTTTCGTAAAAAGCTATATTGGGTTTGTACGCTATGCAATATTGCTTTGTAGCGTCTATTATTCGTTTATTAAATTCAAAAACGGGGTCTTCAAAATCTAATAAAAATGTAGGTATTTTGGTAATATCTGTATCTAAGCCTACACATAAAAAAGACTTTTTTATGTGTATTTGTTCTATTAGCTCTTTACGAGTCATTTACTTTATTTCAGAATTATGAGATAAATTAACCGCTTCTACACTTTTTATTTCGGGTACAGATTTTAGTACAGCTTCTTCTACGCCTGCTTTCATAGTAAAAATACTTTGAGGGCAAGTTTCACAAGTTCCCAATAAACGCAATTTAAGTTCCATATCATCGGTTAATTCTACTATTTCTACATTGCCACCATCATTTTTTAAATAAGGTCGCATTGTATCCAACGACATTTCTACCCTTTTCAATATTTCTTCTTTACTTCTCATTTTTCGGTTATAATTGGTTCTTCTTTTTTAGTTAGGTTATTTATGGCTATTTGCTGAGCTACTTTTTCTGCTATGGTATCAAATGCTGCTATTACTGCACTATCATCGTGTGTAACAGCAGGTTTGCCTAAATCGCCACCTTCACGTATTCTTTCTTTTAAAGGAATTTCTCCTATAAAAGGTACGTCATAGGAATCTGCCAGCTTAACACCTCCTCCTTTACCAAAAATATAGTATTTTTTCTCCGGCATATCTTCTGGTATAAAATACGACATATTTTCTACCACGCCTAAAATAGGAACATTAACACTTGGCATAGTAAACATTGATAATGCTTTTTTAGCATCTATTAATGAAACCAACTGAGGCGTAGTTACTACCACAGCTCCCGTTACTTTTACGGTTTGTATCATGGTTAAATGCACATCTCCCGTACCCGGAGGCATATCTATAACTAAATAATCTAATTTCCCCCAAATTACATCTGTAACGAACTGGCGTAATGCCGATGTAACCATGGGACCACGCCATACTACGGCTTGTCTTTCATCTACTAAAAAACCTATGGATAAAACTTTTATTCCTTTAGCTTCAATAGGCAAAATGTAATTTTTGCCTTTTATGTTTCTAACATCGGGCATCTGTTTTCCTACGCCTAACATTGTTGGTATAGAAGGTCCGTGTATATCGGCATCTAAAATGCCCACTTTTGCTCCTTGTTTGGCTAATGAAAGTGCCAAATTTACTGTAACTGTAGATTTTCCTACGCCACCTTTCCCCGAAGCTACACAAATTATATTTTTAACACTTGGCAGTACATTTATATCCGTATTTCTGGCAGAAGTTATGTTTGATGTCATATTTATATCTAACACTGCCGAAGGATAAACTGCTTTAACTGCTTCAATACAATCTTGTTTTATTTTTTCTTTTAAAGGGCAAGCCGGTGTAGTAAGCACCACCGTAAAAGAAACACTTGTTTCCGAAATTTTAATATCCTTAACCATATTAAGCGATACTAAATCTTTATTCAAATCGGGGTCTTGAACGGTGCTTAGTGCTTTAAGTATTTTTTCTGTTGTAATTTCTTGCATTTCAAAGCAAATTTACGGATAGTTATAGTAATTTCCATTATTATAAACTTTCCATTTCACATTATCTAAACGATAAACAACTGTATGATTAAATAATTCAAAATCTGTTGCTATTTCTTTAGAAAATGAGGTCGTTTCTCCATTAAACATACCTTTTAAATAGCCATAATTATCTCTAAAAACTACAATATCGTTATCTAACTGAAATTTTGTAGGCGTATAAGGTGCTAATCGGCTTACTTTTCCTTTATAAAAACAATAAAAATTACCAAAATCATCGGTGTAAACCATTACATTTTCTTTTATAAGCACATCTTTTGGTTTTATACTCATTAATTCTATTGTTTCTCCTTTGTACCATACTTTAAACTGCTCCATATCATCTATATAAGCTACAAACTCCTCTCCCACTTCATACCAACTTGGCTTTTGATACATTAAAGTATTCGTTTCTCCTTTATACCATACTATAAAATCGTTTAAATTGCTTACATAAGCCAGTATATCTTTAGATGTTTTATAAGTAAATGGCGGATTACTTTCTAAAAAGGTAACTTCTCCTTCGTAAAATATTTTAAAAATATTGTTATTGTCCAAATAAACAATGGTATTATCTCCTGCTTTTATTTGATTAACTGCCCACTGCCCTATTATATATGTGGAGTCTTGATAATAAACTTTAAACTCTCCATACATATTTGTAAAACACAATATTTCATCTCCCAATGCAAAATTAGTTTCTACCCACGGGCATAAAAACTGTACTTTGCCGTTTTCTAATATCCAAAGTTGTTCATCTACAAAATAAGCTAAAATATTATCCTTAGCATAAAACTTAGGATTAACAATATTCATGTCTTTTTGTTCGCCATTGGTAGAAATAATAAATCGGTTGTTGTTTCTAATATAAGCCACATAATCTTTACCGTATTTAGCTTCTACTATTGGTATAAATTCAGCTTTTACAATTCTATCTTCGCTAAAAATATTAAAATAGTTCCAGTTTTTATCTGTAAAATATGCTGTTTGACCTTGGCTTAGCAGAAAGACTACTAAACTTAAAAATAGAAAAAAATGTTTCATATATATAGTATAATCATAAAAAAGGCGAGATGGTTTCATCTCGCCTTAATTTATTTCAATTATTTTGCCAAAATTTATTCTATAGATTCCGGCTCTTGAGCTTCATATTCAACTTCTATTGGTAATTCTGCTGCACTATTGTTAACTAATTTAAACTCAACACGTCTGTTTTTAGCTCTTCCTTCCGGATTATCAGAACCGTCAGGATTTTCATTTGGTGCAATTGGTTTGCTTTCTCCAAAGCCACTTGTTCTAATTCTTGCTTCTTCAATTCCTTTTTCTACTAAGTAATCCTTAGCTGCATTAGCTCTTCTTTCTGACAATGCTTGGTTATAAGCATCAGAACCTTTGCTATCTGTATGTCCTTCTACACTTACGTTTAATTCTTTGTATTTGTTCATTAACACAATAACAGAATCCATTTCATCTTGATACATTTCTCTAATATCATTTTTATCAAATGCAAAATAAACATTTTCTACTACGGCTTTGCCTATAGGACGCATTACTAAAGTTTTCAGTATGGTATCGCCTTCAGAAGCTAAAAATTCATCAGCAGATAAAGTTTCTATGCTTGGCCAGTAACCTTCTTTATTTCCATTCACTTTATAACTTGCTTCTTCTATTAAGAAATATATTGGGTTACTACCACTAACGCCTTCTCCCATAGGGTCAAATTCATTACTTCCCATTACTTTATACAATCCTAAATCAACACCATTTACTACTGCACCTTTAGTATCTACAGCTTTTACAGCTATATATTTATCAGTTTTAAGTGTTACTTTAAAAATATCATCACAGCAAGTTTCGCCTCTATCTGAAGTAGTGCCTGGTCTGTTTGAAACTAAATATCCTTTTGAACCGGCAGTATTTAAAGCTAAGTATAAATCATCGGCACTTGAGTTTATTGGAGCTCCTAAGTTTACAACTTCGTCAGACCAATTATCAATATTACC encodes the following:
- the pyrF gene encoding orotidine-5'-phosphate decarboxylase, which encodes MTRKELIEQIHIKKSFLCVGLDTDITKIPTFLLDFEDPVFEFNKRIIDATKQYCIAYKPNIAFYESMGSKGWDSLKKTVDYIPKNIFTIADAKRGDIGNTSKMYAKTFFETYNFDAVTIAPYMGEDSVTPFLNSVKNKWCIILALTSNKGSADFQYIKQDGKMLYQKVIEKSMQWGNDENIMFVTGATHAKELKAIREQVPTVFFLVPGVGVQGGSVKDVVENALIKEDIGLIINSSRSIIYADNTENFAIVAGKEAKKLQEQMSVYF
- a CDS encoding rhomboid family intramembrane serine protease is translated as MSTNISNIKERKAFYFKLKLSALFIFVLFVIEIVDNLFQLHLEAYGVKPKSLNGLYGVLTFPFIHGDWNHLISNAFSLFMLLAGLFIFHEHRSFKVLLILYLGSGLLLWFIGRQNSVHVGASGLIYALAAYLFTASIKIRNRNAMALTFFIILTYGSMVWGIFPFFVEENVSWEGHLAGAIVGIALALFDYRNYKPEETVNYTADDDIPFFEKHKVDL
- a CDS encoding penicillin acylase family protein; translation: MSIGGLPALGSLLNPYTGFYNSAENPSDLPLPNEVALSELKEEANVYFDERRIPHIFAKNEQDLYYLQGYVVASLRLWQMEFQVLAAEGRVSELLGNDEKYINFDKQQRRLGMKYGAENKLKQITQEADKSKDIIEAFSKGVNAYIHSVKDKDLPIEYKLIGYKPEEWNTYKTALLLMNMSNVLTSTEYDIENTNFVSEYGKELFEQLYPSYDSTIVPIMETPKEGWVNKLKEKDTLQQLNLPIAPAAAVSNQTSLNKLYDKPDVQIGSNNWAVSGKKTKSGYPLLANDPHLRLTFPSVWVEMHLNSPGLNTYGVVFPGAPGIIIGFNDYIGWGVTNAGRDVKDWYEIEFKDNNKDFYKWENGWRETTKVVEEIKVKGASSVFDTIVFTHLGPVTYENFDTKSGKKNLALQWMAHKSSNELMAFYKLNRATNFEDYLNALRHYSCPAQNFIFADVSGDIAIRQQGEFPVLEKEEGVFIQDGATHEAWSKFIPFDEIPLMHNPTRDYVSSANQQIADTSYPYYYNGVFEYYRNRVINSTLDTLQNATVESMKKLQFNNYNKMAEECLPLLMGYIDETQLNDESKAIFNALKKWDYYNEVDSKEAIYAQLFLESYYTNLWDEFVEKEVIGGWDPYTWKDGWKAPNEFQTYVLLRDSIQHQFIDNKETTKEETTADIVLMSFDEMVKGSEKLADETWGEYKNTYIEHLAMLPAFSEHVITGGNYKIVNATGKFHGPSWRMILDFDKGKIKGYGVYPGGQSGNPGSKYYDNMVEEWKNGNYHDLINSQDESFYSSDNYLKVTFKTKN
- a CDS encoding NifU family protein; the protein is MRSKEEILKRVEMSLDTMRPYLKNDGGNVEIVELTDDMELKLRLLGTCETCPQSIFTMKAGVEEAVLKSVPEIKSVEAVNLSHNSEIK
- a CDS encoding 5-(carboxyamino)imidazole ribonucleotide synthase, with the protein product METKNPLQKKIGILGGGQLGRMFIENALRYNVEIHILDPSENAPCSTLTPHFVQGSFKDFDTVYKFGKNVDVVTIEIEHVNVEALEQLENEGVQVIPSAKAIKIIKDKGLQKQFYKDYEVASSLFRLIENKAQLAEYLTFLPAFQKTRTDGYDGKGVQYIANENDLDKAFEAPSILEKAVDIDKEISVIVAKDVNGNTEFFPIVELVFDPVYNLVDYLKAPANITDYQQERAKRLAQQVVDGLHSAGIFAIEMFISKEGEVLVNETAPRTHNSGHHTIESSASSQFDQQLRILTGLPLGNSENRVNVSAMVNLVGAEGYTGKVLYEGIAEISALENVFVHLYGKEVTKPGRKMGHITILGNFDEEVLEKIKFVKEKVVVRC
- a CDS encoding WYL domain-containing protein, encoding MSRYDNQSARKKMHYSPNLLACLNNAIENRVVVDLEYDSSGNELTKRKVEPMALIYKNRKRNLVAFCRLRNDWRTFRLDRIELVKLNSETFAKRDGFNLSDFEGEDNTDEEYEEEDDE
- a CDS encoding Mrp/NBP35 family ATP-binding protein yields the protein MQEITTEKILKALSTVQDPDLNKDLVSLNMVKDIKISETSVSFTVVLTTPACPLKEKIKQDCIEAVKAVYPSAVLDINMTSNITSARNTDINVLPSVKNIICVASGKGGVGKSTVTVNLALSLAKQGAKVGILDADIHGPSIPTMLGVGKQMPDVRNIKGKNYILPIEAKGIKVLSIGFLVDERQAVVWRGPMVTSALRQFVTDVIWGKLDYLVIDMPPGTGDVHLTMIQTVKVTGAVVVTTPQLVSLIDAKKALSMFTMPSVNVPILGVVENMSYFIPEDMPEKKYYIFGKGGGVKLADSYDVPFIGEIPLKERIREGGDLGKPAVTHDDSAVIAAFDTIAEKVAQQIAINNLTKKEEPIITEK